From a single Phalacrocorax aristotelis chromosome 1, bGulAri2.1, whole genome shotgun sequence genomic region:
- the STX19 gene encoding syntaxin-19 isoform X1 has protein sequence MRDRLQELKLRAKELQIAGDNNSVTVQEEQEEFEQQAIIYEKEPVTERHLHEIQKLQNEINNLVEEVHKFSQQQKSLVSSMRRFSVLKKESNTAREIKIQAEHIRKCLDELSKTVKKAETEHGPSRATVRILASQHTFLSQRYLNAMLSYNDAITAKQEKCRRFIVRQLEVAGREVSEEEVNDMLQQGKWEIFNENLLTEAKITKAQLSEIEQRHKELVNLENQVKDLKELFIQISVLMEEQGEMINNIELCMNNTQEYTQISKEKFGLAVKYRKRNPCKAVCCWCCPCCK, from the coding sequence ATGAGAGACCGCCTCCAAGAGCTTAAACTGAGAGCTAAGGAACTACAGATAGCTGGAGACAACAACAGTGTAACTGTACaagaagagcaggaggagtTTGAACAGCAGGCcattatttatgaaaaagagcctgtaaccgaAAGGCACTTGCATGAAATCCAGAAGCTTCagaatgaaattaataatttggTGGAGGAAGTTCATAAATTCagtcaacaacaaaaaagcctagTATCGTCAATGAGAAGATTCAGTGTTCTTAAGAAGGAATCTAACACAGCAAGAGAAATAAAGATTCAAGCAGAGCACATACGAAAATGTTTGGATGAACTGTCAAAAACGGTGAAAAAAGCTGAAACTGAACATGGGCCGTCCCGTGCCACAGTAAGAATTCTAGCTTCCCAGCACACATTCTTATCCCAGCGTTACCTAAATGCTATGCTCTCATATAACGATGCTATAACTGCTAAGcaagagaaatgcagaagatTTATTGTCCGTCAGCTTGAAGTAGCTGGTAGAGAGGTATCTGAGGAAGAAGTCAATGACATGcttcagcaaggaaaatggGAGATCTTCAATGAAAATCTGCTCACTGAAGCCAAAATTACCAAAGCCCAGCTTTCAGAGATTGAACAGAGACACAAGGAACTAGTCAATCTGGAGAACCAGGTAAAAGACTTAAAGGAACTTTTTATCCAGATATCAGTTCTGATGGAAGAGCAAGGGGAGATGATCAACAACATTGAACTCTGTATGAACAACACTCAAGAATACACTCAAATATCTAAAGAAAAATTTGGGCTTGCAGTCAAGTATCGAAAAAGAAACCCTTGTAAAGCAGTATGCTGCTGGTGTTGTCCATGCTGCAAATGA
- the STX19 gene encoding syntaxin-19 isoform X2 has translation MRDRLQELKLRAKELQIAGDNNSVTVQEEQEEFEQQAIIYEKEPVTERHLHEIQKLQNEINNLVEEVHKFSQQQKSLVSSMRRFSVLKKESNTAREIKIQAEHIRKCLDELSKTVKKAETEHGPSRATVRILASQHTFLSQRYLNAMLSYNDAITAKQEKCRRFIVRQLEVAGREVSEEEVNDMLQQGKWEIFNENLLTEAKITKAQLSEIEQRHKELVNLENQTDVELIFSERIKDL, from the exons ATGAGAGACCGCCTCCAAGAGCTTAAACTGAGAGCTAAGGAACTACAGATAGCTGGAGACAACAACAGTGTAACTGTACaagaagagcaggaggagtTTGAACAGCAGGCcattatttatgaaaaagagcctgtaaccgaAAGGCACTTGCATGAAATCCAGAAGCTTCagaatgaaattaataatttggTGGAGGAAGTTCATAAATTCagtcaacaacaaaaaagcctagTATCGTCAATGAGAAGATTCAGTGTTCTTAAGAAGGAATCTAACACAGCAAGAGAAATAAAGATTCAAGCAGAGCACATACGAAAATGTTTGGATGAACTGTCAAAAACGGTGAAAAAAGCTGAAACTGAACATGGGCCGTCCCGTGCCACAGTAAGAATTCTAGCTTCCCAGCACACATTCTTATCCCAGCGTTACCTAAATGCTATGCTCTCATATAACGATGCTATAACTGCTAAGcaagagaaatgcagaagatTTATTGTCCGTCAGCTTGAAGTAGCTGGTAGAGAGGTATCTGAGGAAGAAGTCAATGACATGcttcagcaaggaaaatggGAGATCTTCAATGAAAATCTGCTCACTGAAGCCAAAATTACCAAAGCCCAGCTTTCAGAGATTGAACAGAGACACAAGGAACTAGTCAATCTGGAGAACCAG ACAGATGTTGAGCTGATATTTTCTGAACGCATTAAAGATCTCTAG